DNA from Terriglobus tenax:
CGGCACTGAGGCCGGCCTGCGACTGGGCATTACCGGCGGCGGCTGCTCGGGGCTGAGCTACTCCATTCGCTTTGATTCGAAACCCCGCGAGCGCGATCGTGTGTGGGAGTTCGAGCATGAGACGGAGCGCGTGCGCGTCTTCGTCGATCCGAAGAGCTTCATCTACCTGACGGGTATGATCCTGGACTTTGAAGAGACGCTGATGCGCCAGGGCTTCAACTTCATCAATCCGAACTCGCAGAAGAGCTGCGGCTGCGGATCAAGCTTTACGGCATAAACCGATGCGCCTTCCGATTGCCATTGCGATGATCCTGCTTGCGCTGACGCTGGACATGGCGCGGTATGGCTATCTCTCCACACCGGCGTTGCTTGCCATTGCCGCTATCTCGGTTCCGGCGACAGTGTTTGCTGCGGTTCGCCTGAGCCGCTGGTATATCTCGTCAGCACTGGCAGCGGTTTGTTTCGCAGTCATTCTGATTGTGCAGCTAAATACGCCGTGCCCTTATCGGTGATCCCAGCGAAAGACCAAGACAGAAGGGCTGGCCGCATGGTCAGCCCTTCTGTCTTGATTACGCCGCGAAGCCGCCGTCGATCAGCAGATTCGCTCCGGTGATGTATCCCGCCTCCGCCCCCGCGAGATAGCTGACCATGCCTGCAATCTCTTCCGCTTTGCCATAGCGCTTCAGCGCCATCAGGCCGAGCATCACCTCGGCAAACGGACCACTCGCGGGATTCGCATCCGTATCTACGGGACCTGGCTGGATGTTATTCACCGTGATGTTGCGTGGCCCAAGATCGCGCGCCAGGCCTTTGGTGAAGCTGTAGATAGCTCCCTTGGTAAGCGCGTAGACCGAGCCGCCGACAAAGGGCATGCGATCACTGTTTACCGAGCCGATGTGGATGATGCGGCCGCCGTCCGGCATGTGGCGCGCTGCTTCCTGCGTTGCCGTGAAGACGCTGTGCACGTTGACCGCGAGGATGCGCTCGAAGTCTTCCGGCTTGATCTCGGTGATGGGCCCGAGCACGATGATGCCGGAGTTGTTGACCAGGATGTCGATCTTGCCGAATTCCGTTGCTGCCTGCTGCACAGCGGAGCGCACGGCGTCCTGGTCGGCGGAGTCGGCCTTGATGGCGATGGCCTTTCCGCCTGCACTCTCGATCTCTGCGACAAGTGCCTCGGCGGGTGCGACGGCGCTGCTGTAGGTGAAGGCGACGGCTGCGCCATCGGAGGCCAGGCGCTTGACGATGGCGGCTCCAATGCCGCGCGAACCACCGGTGACAAAGGCAGACTTTCCGCTGAGATCTGACATGGATTTGTTCCTGAAATTGTGGGATGAGGGAAAGACTCGAAACAGCGTTGGCTAAGCATAAACCGCTACACTGAAAAGCGATGAGCGATTACTTTGAATTCTTCTCGCTTCCCCGCCATCTGCACGTAGACACGGCTGCGCTGGAGAAGCAGTTCTACACGTTGAGCCGTAAGCTGCATCCGGACCGCTTTGCATCGAAGCCCGCGGCGGAGCAGGAAGAGGCTCTGCGCCAGTCTTCCCTGCTGAACGATGCCTACCGCACGCTGAAAGAATCCATCGCACGCACGGAGTACCTGCTGGCGCTGGAAGGTGTGCAGCTTGAGGAACAGTCGCGCGCGGCGACCGATGCGGCCAAGGCTGCGGGCACGGCGAAGAAGCAGGTGGCCCCACCGGAGCTACTGGAAGAGGCCTTCGAGCTGAACATGCAGCTGGAAGAGATGAAGATGAACAAGCAGATGGGCGACGACGACCCGCAACTGCGCAAGGACCTTGAGACCGCGAAGACGAACTTTGAAGGCATGCTGGCCAGCGCGCAGAGTGAGTTGGAATCATTATGGTCTGTCTGGGATGCCGCCGTCGACGCGAACGACGAGGCCGCGAAGACCAAGGCTCGCGATGCCATGGTAGCCCTGCTGAACCGCAGGAGCTATGCCCGGAACCTGGTGAGGGATGTCAACGCGGCGTTGGAATAAACTCCTCTCAACTTTGTCATCTCGACCGAAGCGCATAGCGCGAAGTGGAGAGATGACAGACCAATTGCTAAGCCCAAGGGTTGTACTCTCCCACGTGCCATAGATAGCCCTCGGGATCGCGGCACGTGAAGGCTTTGCCGCCGTAAGGCTTCTCCTCCAGATCAAA
Protein-coding regions in this window:
- a CDS encoding 3-oxoacyl-ACP reductase family protein, with product MSDLSGKSAFVTGGSRGIGAAIVKRLASDGAAVAFTYSSAVAPAEALVAEIESAGGKAIAIKADSADQDAVRSAVQQAATEFGKIDILVNNSGIIVLGPITEIKPEDFERILAVNVHSVFTATQEAARHMPDGGRIIHIGSVNSDRMPFVGGSVYALTKGAIYSFTKGLARDLGPRNITVNNIQPGPVDTDANPASGPFAEVMLGLMALKRYGKAEEIAGMVSYLAGAEAGYITGANLLIDGGFAA
- the hscB gene encoding Fe-S protein assembly co-chaperone HscB, whose translation is MSDYFEFFSLPRHLHVDTAALEKQFYTLSRKLHPDRFASKPAAEQEEALRQSSLLNDAYRTLKESIARTEYLLALEGVQLEEQSRAATDAAKAAGTAKKQVAPPELLEEAFELNMQLEEMKMNKQMGDDDPQLRKDLETAKTNFEGMLASAQSELESLWSVWDAAVDANDEAAKTKARDAMVALLNRRSYARNLVRDVNAALE
- a CDS encoding HesB/IscA family protein, whose protein sequence is MSTVSINPVTSNAMSAPAPEPGVLSSAIATPVLAPEANAKAAGISVTEKALKKIALAMRKEGINGTEAGLRLGITGGGCSGLSYSIRFDSKPRERDRVWEFEHETERVRVFVDPKSFIYLTGMILDFEETLMRQGFNFINPNSQKSCGCGSSFTA